A window of the Ostrea edulis chromosome 1, xbOstEdul1.1, whole genome shotgun sequence genome harbors these coding sequences:
- the LOC125672314 gene encoding G-protein coupled receptor dmsr-1-like isoform X3: MKDNQSVTGGDLLLFARTYASYHGYISICVCIFGIVTNVFNITVLTRKHMRTPVNLILTWLAVSDIITMMSYLPFAMHFYCIYPAASKSMEKNSQSWMAYMIFHINLAATTHTVSIWLCVMLAIVRYLHIRSPTKANSMRLQRIKQSRFGILFIYVSSALILVPNYMSNKLLPDVLPGNNETIYVLRNLNLGKNDTETMVLINVWVYAFTAKLVPCLLMSIFGSLLIYNIHVKIRQRRKILQISGASSLRLSEHSRTTKMLLAVIILFLVTELPQGILIILSACVENFFDQVYLPLGDVMDIVALVNNAVNFILYCSMSTKFRETFVHLFCTFHPIRRSEDSGYTLTDRLAKLDSHSNNNENNHHLNLLQNHFRKFSAERHVERT, encoded by the coding sequence ATGAAGGACAACCAGAGCGTGACGGGAGGAGACTTGCTCTTGTTTGCTCGAACGTATGCTTCTTACCACGGCTATATATCCATATGTGTGTGCATATTCGGAATAGTCACAAATGTGTTCAATATAACAGTATTAACACGAAAACATATGCGAACACCAGTGAATTTAATTCTGACTTGGCTCGCAGTGTCGGATATAATAACTATGATGTCTTATTTACCATTTGCCATgcatttttattgcatttatCCCGCTGCAAGCAAATCCATGGAGAAAAATAGCCAAAGCTGGATGGCATATATGATATTCCACATCAATCTAGCCGCTACAACTCATACCGTATCAATTTGGTTGTGTGTAATGCTGGCCATTGTCCGGTATTTGCATATCCGATCTCCAACAAAAGCCAACTCCATGCGACTGCAGAGAATCAAACAATCCCGGTTTGGAATTCTGTTTATTTACGTTTCATCAGCACTGATACTCGTTCCAAATTACATGAGCAACAAATTACTTCCTGACGTCCTTCCAGGAAATAATGAAACTATATATGTTCTTCGAAACTTGAACCTTGGCAAAAATGATACAGAGACAATGGTGCTTATAAACGTCTGGGTGTATGCTTTCACGGCCAAGCTTGTCCCGTGTCtgttgatgtcaatatttgGGTCTCTCCTTATATACAACATTCACGTGAAAATCCGACAAAGACGTAAAATTTTGCAAATATCCGGTGCTAGCAGCCTGCGATTGTCAGAGCATTCAAGAACAACAAAAATGTTATTAGCCGTCATTATTCTGTTTTTAGTTACCGAACTTCCACAGGGTATCTTAATAATACTCAGCGCATGCGTGGAAAATTTCTTTGATCAAGTGTATCTTCCACTTGGAGACGTTATGGATATCGTCGCTTTGGTGAATAATGCGGTGAACTTTATCCTCTATTGTTCTATGAGTACAAAGTTCCGAGAGACATTCGTTCATTTATTCTGTACTTTTCATCCAATACGCCGTTCGGAAGATTCCGGTTATACACTTACAGATAGGCTGGCCAAACTGGACTCCCAcagcaataacaatgaaaacaatcatcatcttaatTTACTTCAAAATCATTTCCGAAAGTTTAGCGCCGAACGTCACGTAGAGAGGACATAG
- the LOC125672314 gene encoding G-protein coupled receptor dmsr-1-like isoform X2, with translation MLKAADTAYCTYRFSAVNCDETMKDNQSVTGGDLLLFARTYASYHGYISICVCIFGIVTNVFNITVLTRKHMRTPVNLILTWLAVSDIITMMSYLPFAMHFYCIYPAASKSMEKNSQSWMAYMIFHINLAATTHTVSIWLCVMLAIVRYLHIRSPTKANSMRLQRIKQSRFGILFIYVSSALILVPNYMSNKLLPDVLPGNNETIYVLRNLNLGKNDTETMVLINVWVYAFTAKLVPCLLMSIFGSLLIYNIHVKIRQRRKILQISGASSLRLSEHSRTTKMLLAVIILFLVTELPQGILIILSACVENFFDQVYLPLGDVMDIVALVNNAVNFILYCSMSTKFRETFVHLFCTFHPIRRSEDSGYTLTDRLAKLDSHSNNNENNHHLNLLQNHFRKFSAERHVERT, from the coding sequence GTTCTCCGCTGTCAACTGCGACGAGACCATGAAGGACAACCAGAGCGTGACGGGAGGAGACTTGCTCTTGTTTGCTCGAACGTATGCTTCTTACCACGGCTATATATCCATATGTGTGTGCATATTCGGAATAGTCACAAATGTGTTCAATATAACAGTATTAACACGAAAACATATGCGAACACCAGTGAATTTAATTCTGACTTGGCTCGCAGTGTCGGATATAATAACTATGATGTCTTATTTACCATTTGCCATgcatttttattgcatttatCCCGCTGCAAGCAAATCCATGGAGAAAAATAGCCAAAGCTGGATGGCATATATGATATTCCACATCAATCTAGCCGCTACAACTCATACCGTATCAATTTGGTTGTGTGTAATGCTGGCCATTGTCCGGTATTTGCATATCCGATCTCCAACAAAAGCCAACTCCATGCGACTGCAGAGAATCAAACAATCCCGGTTTGGAATTCTGTTTATTTACGTTTCATCAGCACTGATACTCGTTCCAAATTACATGAGCAACAAATTACTTCCTGACGTCCTTCCAGGAAATAATGAAACTATATATGTTCTTCGAAACTTGAACCTTGGCAAAAATGATACAGAGACAATGGTGCTTATAAACGTCTGGGTGTATGCTTTCACGGCCAAGCTTGTCCCGTGTCtgttgatgtcaatatttgGGTCTCTCCTTATATACAACATTCACGTGAAAATCCGACAAAGACGTAAAATTTTGCAAATATCCGGTGCTAGCAGCCTGCGATTGTCAGAGCATTCAAGAACAACAAAAATGTTATTAGCCGTCATTATTCTGTTTTTAGTTACCGAACTTCCACAGGGTATCTTAATAATACTCAGCGCATGCGTGGAAAATTTCTTTGATCAAGTGTATCTTCCACTTGGAGACGTTATGGATATCGTCGCTTTGGTGAATAATGCGGTGAACTTTATCCTCTATTGTTCTATGAGTACAAAGTTCCGAGAGACATTCGTTCATTTATTCTGTACTTTTCATCCAATACGCCGTTCGGAAGATTCCGGTTATACACTTACAGATAGGCTGGCCAAACTGGACTCCCAcagcaataacaatgaaaacaatcatcatcttaatTTACTTCAAAATCATTTCCGAAAGTTTAGCGCCGAACGTCACGTAGAGAGGACATAG